One stretch of Saccharomonospora xinjiangensis XJ-54 DNA includes these proteins:
- a CDS encoding epoxide hydrolase family protein, giving the protein MTNPDLIQPWTIAIPQEQLDDLAARLAATRWPDELPGVGWTRGVPGDYLRDLAEYWRTTYDWREHEAALNTIDQFVTTVEGQRIHFLHARSAEPGATPLLLLHGWPGNVTDFTTVIDPLVNPQAHGGEASDAFHVVIPSLPGFGFSTPLAGPGVGANRMADLLSTVMKRLGYHRYAVHGYDTGAWVALALADRGADELIGVHVNGMISFPTGADGEFDTLSERDLLRWERMQNSNDGYLQCNSKRPQTVAYGLTDSPVGQLAWIVEKFKELTHPEDALPEKCLDRDHMLTDVSIYWFTGTAASAAQVYYEEISAASWSDGEAARGTVPVGVLVSAQDVTVRPWAERDHNVVRWTELDDAGHFVSLEAPEALVTDLRNFVAELRAK; this is encoded by the coding sequence ATGACGAACCCCGACTTGATCCAGCCTTGGACGATCGCGATCCCTCAGGAACAGCTCGACGACCTCGCGGCGCGGTTGGCGGCGACCCGCTGGCCGGACGAGCTGCCCGGAGTGGGATGGACCCGCGGCGTTCCGGGCGACTACCTGCGTGATCTCGCCGAGTACTGGCGCACAACGTACGACTGGCGCGAGCACGAGGCCGCACTGAACACCATCGACCAGTTCGTGACGACCGTCGAAGGGCAGCGGATCCACTTCCTGCACGCCCGCTCTGCCGAACCCGGCGCGACGCCCCTGCTGTTGCTGCACGGATGGCCTGGCAACGTCACCGACTTCACAACGGTCATCGACCCGCTCGTCAATCCGCAGGCCCACGGCGGCGAGGCGTCGGACGCCTTCCACGTCGTGATTCCCTCGCTGCCCGGATTCGGGTTCTCCACCCCGCTCGCCGGACCCGGTGTCGGGGCGAACCGCATGGCCGACCTGCTGAGCACAGTCATGAAACGGCTCGGCTACCACCGCTACGCCGTACACGGCTACGACACGGGCGCGTGGGTGGCGCTCGCGCTCGCCGACCGAGGAGCCGACGAGCTCATCGGTGTCCACGTCAACGGAATGATCAGCTTCCCGACCGGCGCGGACGGCGAGTTCGACACCTTGTCCGAACGCGACCTGCTGCGGTGGGAGCGGATGCAGAATTCCAACGACGGCTACCTCCAGTGCAACAGCAAGCGGCCACAGACCGTCGCGTACGGACTCACCGACTCGCCCGTGGGGCAGCTCGCCTGGATCGTCGAGAAGTTCAAGGAGCTGACCCATCCCGAGGACGCGCTGCCTGAGAAGTGCCTCGACCGCGATCACATGCTCACCGATGTCAGCATCTACTGGTTCACCGGCACGGCAGCATCCGCAGCGCAGGTGTACTACGAGGAGATCTCGGCGGCGAGCTGGAGCGACGGGGAGGCTGCGCGGGGGACCGTTCCCGTCGGCGTTCTGGTGTCGGCGCAGGATGTCACCGTGCGCCCGTGGGCCGAACGCGACCACAACGTCGTGCGCTGGACCGAACTCGACGACGCGGGCCACTTCGTGTCCCTCGAAGCCCCCGAAGCGCTGGTGACCGACCTGCGAAACTTCGTAGCGGAACTGCGGGCCAAGTAA
- a CDS encoding cytidine deaminase, with product MELDQRLVDAAVEQMDRRGRTEAAAVYLHDGRILTSVSLDNLNASATLCAETGAICQAHTLGATITASVFVSRWESDAVTVLSPCGICQERLALWGPDVQVGVADPDSDRGWSVRTLSELNPFYWGRHFGDQGAWPSPAVHAS from the coding sequence ATGGAACTTGATCAACGGCTGGTGGATGCGGCCGTCGAGCAGATGGACCGGCGGGGGCGAACCGAGGCCGCTGCCGTGTACCTGCACGACGGCCGCATCCTCACCAGCGTGAGCCTGGACAACCTCAACGCCTCGGCCACGTTGTGCGCGGAGACCGGGGCCATCTGCCAGGCTCACACACTCGGGGCCACGATCACGGCTTCCGTGTTCGTCAGCAGGTGGGAAAGCGATGCCGTCACGGTGCTCTCCCCCTGCGGCATCTGCCAGGAACGGCTTGCCCTCTGGGGTCCGGACGTGCAGGTTGGCGTGGCCGACCCCGATTCCGACCGTGGTTGGAGCGTACGAACGCTGTCGGAACTCAACCCGTTCTACTGGGGACGGCACTTCGGCGATCAAGGCGCCTGGCCGTCCCCTGCCGTGCACGCGTCCTGA